The Microbacterium sp. W4I20 genome segment TGAGCGGACTGGTCGCGAACACCGCGTCGGTCGACTCGCCGACACCCGATCCCGACGGCACGAACAACACCTCGACGGTCTCGCGGACGTTCAGCCCGCGGGCGGACGTCTCGGTGGTCAAGATCTCGTCCACACCGAGCGTCGCCCTCGGAGCGGATGCCCAGTTCCTGGTGGCCGTGCGCAACGACGGCCCGTCCGCCGCGGTCGGCGTCGCGGTCGACGACGCGGTTCCGACCGGCCTGCTCATCACGGCGGCCACCCCCTCGGTCGGCGCCTGGGCCGAGGGCGACGAGCACTGGAGCGTCGGCACGCTGCAGCCCGGCGAATCCGCCACCCTCGCGCTGACCGCACGGGTCGCCGCGGAGGGTGCGCTGACGAACACCGTGACCGCCACCTCGCAGACGCCGGATCCCGATCCGAGCGACAACACCGGCTCGGTGACGATCACCGCGACGCCCTCCGCCGATCTCCGGGTCATCAAGACCGCCTCGGCGAGTCCGGCGCCGGTGAACGGTCCGCTGACCTACACGATCGTGGTCACGAACGACGGGCCGAGCCCGGCGCAGGCGGTCCAGATCGCGGACAGCCTGCCGGCGGCGCTCCTCGATCCGACGACGCCGACCGCGGGCTGCGCGGTCGTTGACGGCGTGCTCGACTGCGCCGTCCCGTCGCTCGCTGTCGGAGCGTCCTTCACGGCACGGGTGAGCGGCACGGTCGATCCCGCCTCTGCTCTGACCGAGTTGTCGAACACGGCGGTCGTCTCGTCGTCGACGGCCGATCCCGATCCCGCGGACAACTCATCCGTCGTGACCGTCCCGCTCTCGGGTGCCCCGCGCGTGGAGCTCGTGAAGACGGCGGCCTCGCCGGTCGACCGCGCCGGCGACGGTCGGATCGACGCGGGCGACACCGTCTCCTATGCGTTCGCGATCCGCAACATCGGCGACGTCGCGCTCACCGACGCGACGATCACGGACCCGATGCTGGGCGGCGAGGTCGCCTGTACTGCGTTCACCCCGCCGCTCCGGCCAGGGGTCCAGGCCAATTGCGCTCCCGTCGAGTACGCGCTGACCCAGGCCGACCTCGACCGGGGTGCCGTCGTCAACACGGCATCCGTCGTCGCGCAGTCCGCGCGCGGCGAGGTCGCCGACGACGCTGAGGCCAACGAGACCGTGCCGGCCTCCAACGGCATCGCCCTCGCCAAGGCGCCGAGCGCCATCATCGACGTGAACGGCGACGGCAAGGCCGACGCCGGGGACTCGATCATGTACACGTTCACCGTGACGAACACCGGGACGACCACGCTCCGCGACGCCCGGGTCACCGACGCGATGCTCGGAGGCGCTGTCGCGTGCGCCGCGCTCGAGGATGTCACCCTCGCCCCGGGCGCCGTGGTCGCCTGCGACCCCGTGCCCTACACCTTCGTGCAGGAGGATATCGACGACGGCGTCGTCCGCAACACGGCCACGGCGACGGCCAGCGCGCCCACCGGCTCGGTGTCGGACTCGGCGGTGGCGACGGCGGCCGTCGGTCGCACCGAGAGCATCGACCTGACCAAGACGGTCCGCACCGCGCAGGACGCCGACGGCACGATCGGGGCCGTGCAGGACGTCGACGCCGACGGCTCGGTCGGGGCCGGGGACACCGTCGACTACACCTTCTCGGTCGAGAACACCGGGACGACGACGCTCTCCGGGGTCGTGATCTCGGATCCTCTGCTCGGACCCGGCGTCCGCTGCACCCTCGGCGTCCTGGCCCCGGGTGAGACGGACGCCTGTGGTCCGTTCCCGTACGTGCTCACCCAGGCCGACATCGAGGCGGAGGTCGTGCGCAACACGGCCACGGCCGACGCGACCGGTCCTCTCGGATCGGTGTCCGACGACGCGACGGCCGACATCGTCATCGAGGGGACGAGCGCGATCGCGCTCACCAAGACACCGGGCGAACCCGTCGACGCGAACGACGACGGCCGCATCGGCGCGGGCGATACGGTCGCATTCGCGTTCGGCGTGCGCAACACCGGCACGACCGTGCTGCGCGACCTTGCGATCGATGATCCGCTGCTTGGGGGTGCCCTCGATTGTCCGGCGCTCGATGGCCGGGAGCTCCTGACGGATGCCGAGGCGGACTGCGGTCCGGTCGAGTACACGCTGACCCAAGCCGACATCGACGCGGGGATCGTGCGCAACACGGCGACCGCAGTGGCCGAGAGCGTCCTCGGCGGCGTGGAGGATGCGGCCTCGGCCGAGGTCGACATCGTCGGAGCGAGCGGGATCGCCCTGACGAAGACCGCGGGAGCGATCGCCGACACCGCGGCTGACGGGCGCGTGGGAGCGGGGGACACGGTTCCCTATTCGTTCACGGTCCGCAACACGGGGACGACGGTGCTGCGCGACATCGCGCTCGACGACCCGATGCTGGGCGGACCCATCGACTGCGCTGCCCTCGACGGTGCGGTGCTGTTGCCGTCGGCTGAGGTCGAGTGCGGCCCGACGATCCACACCCTGACGCAGACGGACGCCGAGCGCGGCAGCATCCGCAACACCGCGACGGTGACCGGCGACAGCGCGCTCGGTGCGGTCGATGACACGGCGGTCGACGAGATCGACGTCGTCGGCACGCCTGCCATCACGCTGGAGAAGTCTGTGGGCGTCGTGATCGACACGGTCGCCGATGGCCGCACGGGCGCCGGGGACACGGTCGACTACCGCCTCACGGTCCGCAACGCCGGGTCGCTGATCCTGACCGACGCCGTCCTCGCCGACCCGCTGCTCGGCGGCACCATCGATTGCCCTGCGCTGTCCGATGTGCCGCTCGCGCCGGGTGCGGTCGTGGAGTGCGGCCCGATCACCTACACGTTCTCGCAGGCGGATGCGGATGCGGGAACCGTGCGCAACGAGGCATCGATCACCGCGGATTCGGTCCGCGGCGCGGTGACCGACGAGGCCGAGACCGATGTCGCCCTGCCGGGGACTAACGGCATCACGCTCGACAAGGCCGCGGGGTCCGTGGTCGACGTCGACGGTGACGGCGCGATCGGCGAGGGCGACACGATCGCCTACACGTTCTCGGTGCGGAACATCGGGACGACCACGCTGCAGGATGCGCGGATCACCGACCCGATGCTGGGTGGGACCGTCGACTGCACCGCTCTCGACGGGGTCGAGCTGGCCCCCGGAGACACCGTCACGTGCGCTCCCGTCGCGCACACCCTCGCCCAGGACGACGTCGACGCCGGGCAGGTGCGCAACGAGGCCACTGTGCAGGCGACGGCGCCCCGCGGGGAGACCGTCGACGACGCGGCCGCGATCGATGTGTCGATAGGCGGAACGGCGGGCATCGAAGTGCAGAAGTCGGCGGGCTCCGTGACCGATGTCGACGGCGACGGTGCCATCGGAGAGGGGGATGCCGTGGCCTACGACTTCGTAGTGCGCAACGCCGGGACGACGACCCTGCAGGACATCACGATCGACGACGAGATGCTCGGCGGTGCCCTCGACTGCCCGGCGCTCGACGATCTCGCACTCGCGCCGGGTGAGGACACCACGTGCGGGCCGGTGCCGTACACCCTCACCCAGGACGACGTCGACGAGGGAATCGTGCGGAACACCGCGTCGGTTGCGGCCACCGGACCCCTCGGTCCGGTCCGTGACGATGCGGGCGTCGATGTGGCGGTGGTCGGCACGAGCGGAGTGGAGCTGACGAAGACTCCGGATGCCGTCACCGACGTGAACGACGACGGCATGATCGGCGCGGGAGACACGGTCGGCTACTCGTTCGGCATCCGCAACACGGGCACCACGGTGCTGCGCGACATCGTGGTCGACGACCCGCTGCTCGGCGGTGCTGTCGACTGCCCGTCGCTGGACGGCCTTTCGCTGAACCCGCAGGCCGAGACGAGCTGCGGCCCGGCGATCTACACGCTGGAGCAGGCGGACATCGACGCAGGGACGGTGCACAACGAGGCGTCGGTCGTGGCGCGGTCGCCGGCAGGGGAGGCGGAGGACGCCGATGAGGCGGACGTCGCGATCTCCGGCACCGACCGCGTCGGCATCCTGAAGTCGGCAGCGGCCGTCGTCGACGCCAATGGGACCGGACGGACGGATGCCGGCGACACGATCGCCTACACCTTCACCGTGCAGAACCCTGGCACGACGACCCTGACCGGGATCGTCGTCGCGGACCCGCGCCTGAGCGGCGCGATCGTCTGCGAGGCCACGACGCTGGCGCCGAGCGCGGCGACGCTGTGCACCGGCGAACCGGCCGTGCTCACCCAGGACGAGGTCGACGCCGGCGAGATCGTCAACACGGCGACGGTCACCGCGACCGGTCGAGGAGAAGATCCTCAGAGCGCGCAGTCGACGGTCCGCACACCGATCGAGAATCAGCCGTCGATCGGTCTGGTCAAGATCGGCGGCGACTATGTCGACGAGAACGGGGACGACAGGATCGGCGCGGGCGACAGCGTCGCCTTCCGGTTCGTCGTGACCAACACTGGCGTTCGAACGCTGACCGAGGTCGCGATCGACGATCCGGAGCTCGGCGGCCCTGTCGCCTGCGAGATCCCCGATCTCGCGCCGGAGGAGACGGCCGAATGCGGGCCGGTGCGGTACGCCCTCACCGCGGCGGACGTGGCCTCGGGCGAGGTCGTGAACGTCGCCTCGGTGACCGGCGCTGCAGAGGGCGTGGTCGTGAGTGCGGCGGCATCCGTGGCAGTCGACGTGAGGGCGCTCGCGGCGACCGGAGGCGTGATGGCGGGGATCGGAGTCGCGGTCGTGCTGCTCGGGCTCGGCGGGTTCGCCCTCTGGTTCTCTCGCCGTGCACCTCGACCCACTATGGTGTACCGCGATAGCGCCTAGGGTTCCGGGGTTCGCACCCGTCTGGTCCGAGCGGCGCCACGGCTCCTCTCCGCAGGGGAGCCGTCATCTGAAAGGACAAAAGCCTGGAGGACCCTGTTCGTCGCGCCCGCGCCGGACGGAGAGGGTCTCGTCGTGTCCGCACTCGCATTCGTCCTCGTCTTCGGCGCAGCGATCGCCCATGCCGCGTGGAACATCGTCGCCCACGGCGTCAGCCGTGCGGGCTCTCCGTTCCTGTGGTGGGGTGCTGTCGCCAGCACGGTCGTCTGGATCGGGGTGGTGCCGTTCACCGGCGGCCTCGGGACGGACGACCTCGGGTCGTTCGCGCTCGGTGTCGGCTTCTCCGGTGTGCTGCACGTCGGGTACATGGCGGTGCTGCAGCGGGGATACCAGGCAGGGAATCTCTCGACGGTCTATGCCACGGCGCGAGGCACCGGGCCGTTCCTCTCGGTGATCGTGGCCGTGCTGCTCCTCGGGGAGCGACCGTCGATCGTCGCGATGTTCGGTGTCGTGGCGGTCATCGTCGGCGTCGTCGCGATCGGTCTCATCGATCGCGGACGGGGAGCGAGGTCACGACGCCTCGATCCCGGCCTCGTTTTCGGCGTGCTCACGGGCGTCGCCATCGCCGTCTACACGATCTGGGACGCCCACGCCGTGCGCGCCTGGAGCCTCTCTCCCGTCGCCTTCATGGTGGGCACCACGCTGCTGCAGGTGCCGTTCTACACCTTCGCGGTGCGTCGGAGATGGGCTGCGGTGCGGGCTCTCGGCCGCACGCAGTGGCGGCGCATCCTCGTGTTCGGCGTCTTGTCGCCGTTGTCGTACATCCTGGTGCTGAACGCGATCCAGATCGCGCCGGTCGCACTGGTGGCTCCGCTGCGCGAGGTGAGCGTCGTGCTGGTGAGCCTCTTCGGCGTCTTCGTGTTGCGGGAGTCGCGGCCCGGGTGGCGGATCGCCGCTTCGCTGGTGGTCGTCGTCGGGATCATCCTGCTCGCCGTGTGACGGGGTCTCACTCTTTTGGTTGTTAACTCCTCTCGGTTGTTGAGCGAGCGAAGCGAGACGAAACACGTTGCCTGCCCTCGGGATGCTCGAGCGTATGCCGGCATATCGGAAATCCGGCTTTGATCTGGATCTTTTTGCCCCTGCAATGTCGGTGGCCCTCGGTTGACTAGGGGGATGAACAGCACCACGGAGCTCCTGGATCGGGTCGTCGTCGACCTCGATTCGGTGCTGTCCGGTGACGTGCTGGCGGGGTTGGCGGATGCGGACCGCATGGATGTGCTCCGGGTTGCGGGGGAGGCGTTCCGTCGCATCGAGGCGGTGGTGGTGGAGTCGGTCGCGTCGGCGGATGTGGACTTCGCGCACTCGTTCGGGTGCCGCGGGCAGAACGAACTCCTGCAGCGGGTGCTGCGCACGGATGTCGCGGGCGCGACCCGGGTGGGGAAGGCCGCGGATGCGGTGCGCCGACAGATCAGCCCGTCGTCGGGGGAGCGGTTGGAGGCCCGGTACCCGTCGCTGCGGGAGGCACTGCTCGACGGGGTGATCGGGGTTGCGGGGTTGTTGGCGGCGATCGGTCCGATCGACAAGGCCGCGCACAAGGTCGGGCGGTCGGCAATGCTCGCAGCGGACGCCCTGTTGGCGGACCATGCGCGCGGGTACCGGACGGATGCCGACGACGAGGGTGTCGACCCGGACGCGGAAGCGGATACCGGCGAGGGCATCGACGACGACGGGAACCCAGAGGGTGTGCCGGGGCCGCCGGTGACGCCGGAGGATTTGCGGCAGTTCGCGCAGTCGGTGGCGATGTCGTTGGATCCTGATGGTCCGGAGCCGTCGGATCGGGGTGCGCAGAATCATCGGTTCTTGACCATCGGTCGCCTTCGTGACGGGTTGCATTCGATCCGGGGGAATGTGCTTCCGGATGTTGCGGCGCAGTTTCAGTCCGTGATCGATGCGCAGAACAACCCGAAGACGGACGGACCTCCTCGCCCGGGCGTGCGCTTCGAAGACTCCGAAGGTCACGGCTCCGCCGACTCAGAGCACCCCGGTCACGACGATGGTTTCGAGGATGAGCCGATCGACCGGCGCACCGCCGGCCAGAAGCGCCATGATGCGTTCGCCGCGGCGTTGGGAATCGCGGCCCGGCACGCGGACATGCCTTCACTCGGTGGGGCAGCCCCGACCCTGGTCGTTCATGTGGACGCCAAAGACCTCGCCGCAGGGCGCGGGTGGGCGACGATGGCCGGGTCGCAAGCCCCCGTCCCGCTGCATGTCGCCGCGCACACCGCGTGCAACGGGGCGATTCAACGGGTGCTGTTCGACGAGGGCAGGATCGTGGGTATCACTGTCACCGATCGGGTGTTCACGGTGCATCAACGGCGGGCGATCATCGCCCGCGACCGGGAATGTCTCGTCCCTGGCTGTCATGTTCCGGCATCCTGGTGTGAGATCCACCACGTGACCGAACATGCCCGCGGCGGTCCGACGCATACCGACAACGGGGTCCCGTTGTGCTGGTGGCATCACCGGTCGTTGGATTGGTCGGGGTGGGAGATCCGTATGAACGACGGCGTCCCCGAGATCCGGGGACCGGAGTGGTGGGACCCTCACGGGACTTGGCGCACTTCACGACCACGGGTTCCCGACCTCGCCAGAGCGTGATCGGTCGCGCCGGACGTCCTCAGCGGAAGTTGACGAGGCCCGCGTGCGCGGCTGCGACCAGGATCTGCACACGATCGCGCAGATGCCACTTCGACATCATGCGTCCGAGGTGGGCCTTCACGGTGCCTTCTGACACGATGAGGGTGCGCGCGATCTCCGCGTTCGACATCCCCTTCGCCAAACACTGGAGGACTTCTGCCTCCCGGTCGGTCAGCGGTTCGAGAGCGGTCAGGTCTGCTGCGGCCGGCTCGGAGTCGCGCACGTGCCTGATGAGCATCGACGCGATCCGCGGCGAGAGCGAGCTGGCACCGCTGTGCACCTCGCGCACCCCGGTGACGATCTCTTCCGCACTGGAATCCTTCAGCAGATAGCCCGACGCGCCGGCGCTCAGCATCGGCAGCACCGTCTCACGACCGTCGAGCGTCGTCACCGCGAGCACGCGCACCTCCGGCCAGCGCTCCACGATCACGGCAGTGGCCTCGATCCCGTTCATCTGCGGCATCTGCACGTCCATCATCACGATGTCCGGCATCTCGCGTTCCACGGTGGCGATCGCCTCGATGCCGTCCTCCGCCTGCGCGATGACCGTGATGTCGGGGTCGCGCGACACGAAATGCGAGAGCGCCGAGCGGACCAGGGGATCGTCATCGACGATCAGGACACGGATTGCAGGCATGAACGAAGCCTAACGGCGTCGATCCTCCGCCACCCAGCACTAGACCTTTGTCTAAAAAGGTCTGGCTACGAGTCAGATGTGCCCGCAGAAGATCGCCGAGAAGATGGGTACAGACATCGACAAACGACTAGGACACGGAGGTGAGTGCTATGCCTTTCTGGCAGCAGGTTGGTAAGTTCTTTGGCCTCGTACGATAGATTACCTGGCGAATAGGAGATAGTGAACCATGGCCTTCGACCAATCCGCTGGAGAATCTACGGATGCTCTCCGGCTAGGTCGAGGCGAGAAGCTCAGCAACGTCGAGCGGATCGTCATCCTGGTCATCATCGCCATCACCGTCGCCCTCGACGTCATCGCCCTCATCACGACCCCGGGGGGAAACCCGCTCGGTCTGTTGGTGAGCATCGCGTCGACGGCCAGTTTCGCCCTGTACCTCTGGAATCCCCTCATCGCGACATGCGCCCTCGGCGTCGTGTTCGCCCTATCTTTTCTCGTAGGAACCGAGTCTCTGGTCCTGACTGCCGCAGCCGTTGCGGCAGGGCTGGTCATGAGACTGGGATGGACCTCTCTCGTCCTCTCCTACACCGGCGCCTTCCTGGTCGCCGCGGCCGTCGTCGCCAACGGCGACGTGGAAGCCGGGGTGAACGTCGGTCTGTACCTCGTCTTCGCCACCGTGGCAGGCGCCGTCGGCTTCGCGCTGCGGATCGCCTTCGCCCGTGGTCGCCGCCTCGAACTGCAGCTGGTCGAACAGGCCGAGCAGGAGCGGCAGGCAGTGCTCGCCGAACGGCGCTGGATCGCCGGCGAGCTGCACGACAGCATCGCGCACCACCTCACGGTGGTCGCGTTGCACGTGCAGATGCTCGAAGACCCATCCACCAGCAATGACTCACGCGAAGCCATTCGTGTCGCCGCCCGAAAGGCGATGGCCGATCTTCGCTTCGTGATCGATCTCGCCGATGACGGACCCCGATCGTCCGACATGCACACCGGCGACCTCGCCGACGCGATCGATGAGGCCGGCCAAGAGTTCGAATCGGCCGGGCACTCAGTGCGCATCGAAGGAGACGTCCACGATGAACGCATCCCGCGTGCCGCCGAGATCGTCCTCGCACGTATCGTGCGGGAATCGGCGACGAACATCCTGAAGTACGCGGGACCGGGTGAGGTACTCGTCCGGATGGACCTCGACGACGACGCCGCAGCGCTCATGCTGCGGAGCCCCCTGCCCACGACACCTCGCCGAGAACTGTCTTCCAGTCGCACCGGCCTCGGTCGGATGGCCGAGCGTGTGATCGGCGCGAGAGGCGAGTTCTCCGCAGGGGAGGTCGACGGTTACTGGCAGGTCTCGGCACGCCTGCCGATCGCATGAAATATCGGCGCAGGGCACGCTAGAGTAGGCCGAGTACCGCGTGACGTTTCCGCGAATGTAGACGAAAGTCCACCCCAGGTCTCGACCTTCGACACTTCATCCGGCGTCCTCTTCGGAAATATCCTGGAGGCTCCCCAGATAAAGCGTCCCCAGCGCTGCGATCGCGAGCGCGGTCTTTCTGGCTTCTGAAACACTTGCGCGCTCGCGATCGCCTTCTGGATCCGGATGCCCCTTTCGATCGGCATCCGTCGACACAGCCGGCTCGGCAGCCTTCGGCGCAGCAGCTCGGCGCTATCCGCCCACGGCTCGCATGTAGTGGCCTTCGGTCGAGATCCCCGATGCAGCGACGGTGAAGCGCACGACCTCGCTGAGGTACCGATCCTCCGATGCCTCGAAGATGAGCCCTTCCGCGTCGCGCGATGTGCGGGTGAGTCGCAGGATCGGCGTGCCCCGGGGCACCTGCAGCAGTGCAGCGTCCTGCTCGTCCGCTGCCACCGCGTCGATCACATGCTGCAGGCTGACGATGGGGTGCCCCACCGCGGCGAGATGTTCGGTGATCGAGACCTCGTCGAGGTCGACGTCGAACAGCTTCCGTCCCACGACCTCCGTGTATCTCAGACGCTCCAGCATGGTCGGCCGGCCGTCGAGCAATCGCAGGCGCACCACGCTGACGATGGTGTCGTCGGGCCCGACACCCAGCGCCGCCGCCATGTCTCCGGCCCGACGCAGGCTCAGCTCCTGCGTCTGGGCTCCGGGCGCGACGCCGAGATCCCGCGCCCAACGCGTGAAGGGCACCGAGACGTCGACCGCCTGATTGGCCTTCCGCGCCACCACGCGAGCCGGCCTGCCTCTGCTCGTCTCGATGAGACCTTCGGCGCGCAAGGCGGCCAGCGCATTCCGGATCGGGCCTCGCGAGGTGCGCCACCGCTCGGCGAGCTCCGCTTCGGTGGGAACGTCATCGCCGGGGCGCAGGGCGCCGCGTGCGATCTGGTCGCGGAGGTCGTCCGCGATCTGGGTGTACACAGCTTCGGCCACATAGGTACATTACTTGATCACACGTTGTCGGCGGATCGCGTTCCCACAGAGTTCACTCAGGCGAATCGCGGGTAAACGACCGCTGAACTCTTTCAAGTTAGGTATATATC includes the following:
- a CDS encoding EamA family transporter → MSALAFVLVFGAAIAHAAWNIVAHGVSRAGSPFLWWGAVASTVVWIGVVPFTGGLGTDDLGSFALGVGFSGVLHVGYMAVLQRGYQAGNLSTVYATARGTGPFLSVIVAVLLLGERPSIVAMFGVVAVIVGVVAIGLIDRGRGARSRRLDPGLVFGVLTGVAIAVYTIWDAHAVRAWSLSPVAFMVGTTLLQVPFYTFAVRRRWAAVRALGRTQWRRILVFGVLSPLSYILVLNAIQIAPVALVAPLREVSVVLVSLFGVFVLRESRPGWRIAASLVVVVGIILLAV
- a CDS encoding HNH endonuclease signature motif containing protein — protein: MNSTTELLDRVVVDLDSVLSGDVLAGLADADRMDVLRVAGEAFRRIEAVVVESVASADVDFAHSFGCRGQNELLQRVLRTDVAGATRVGKAADAVRRQISPSSGERLEARYPSLREALLDGVIGVAGLLAAIGPIDKAAHKVGRSAMLAADALLADHARGYRTDADDEGVDPDAEADTGEGIDDDGNPEGVPGPPVTPEDLRQFAQSVAMSLDPDGPEPSDRGAQNHRFLTIGRLRDGLHSIRGNVLPDVAAQFQSVIDAQNNPKTDGPPRPGVRFEDSEGHGSADSEHPGHDDGFEDEPIDRRTAGQKRHDAFAAALGIAARHADMPSLGGAAPTLVVHVDAKDLAAGRGWATMAGSQAPVPLHVAAHTACNGAIQRVLFDEGRIVGITVTDRVFTVHQRRAIIARDRECLVPGCHVPASWCEIHHVTEHARGGPTHTDNGVPLCWWHHRSLDWSGWEIRMNDGVPEIRGPEWWDPHGTWRTSRPRVPDLARA
- a CDS encoding response regulator transcription factor, producing MPAIRVLIVDDDPLVRSALSHFVSRDPDITVIAQAEDGIEAIATVEREMPDIVMMDVQMPQMNGIEATAVIVERWPEVRVLAVTTLDGRETVLPMLSAGASGYLLKDSSAEEIVTGVREVHSGASSLSPRIASMLIRHVRDSEPAAADLTALEPLTDREAEVLQCLAKGMSNAEIARTLIVSEGTVKAHLGRMMSKWHLRDRVQILVAAAHAGLVNFR
- a CDS encoding sensor histidine kinase, with the translated sequence MAFDQSAGESTDALRLGRGEKLSNVERIVILVIIAITVALDVIALITTPGGNPLGLLVSIASTASFALYLWNPLIATCALGVVFALSFLVGTESLVLTAAAVAAGLVMRLGWTSLVLSYTGAFLVAAAVVANGDVEAGVNVGLYLVFATVAGAVGFALRIAFARGRRLELQLVEQAEQERQAVLAERRWIAGELHDSIAHHLTVVALHVQMLEDPSTSNDSREAIRVAARKAMADLRFVIDLADDGPRSSDMHTGDLADAIDEAGQEFESAGHSVRIEGDVHDERIPRAAEIVLARIVRESATNILKYAGPGEVLVRMDLDDDAAALMLRSPLPTTPRRELSSSRTGLGRMAERVIGARGEFSAGEVDGYWQVSARLPIA
- a CDS encoding GntR family transcriptional regulator; protein product: MAEAVYTQIADDLRDQIARGALRPGDDVPTEAELAERWRTSRGPIRNALAALRAEGLIETSRGRPARVVARKANQAVDVSVPFTRWARDLGVAPGAQTQELSLRRAGDMAAALGVGPDDTIVSVVRLRLLDGRPTMLERLRYTEVVGRKLFDVDLDEVSITEHLAAVGHPIVSLQHVIDAVAADEQDAALLQVPRGTPILRLTRTSRDAEGLIFEASEDRYLSEVVRFTVAASGISTEGHYMRAVGG